The following proteins come from a genomic window of Nostoc sp. TCL26-01:
- the apcA gene encoding allophycocyanin subunit alpha, which yields MSIVTKSIVNADAEARYLSPGELDRIKSFVAGGQQRLRIAQVLTDNRERLVKQAGDQLFQKRPDVVSPGGNAYGQELTATCLRDLDYYLRLVTYGIVAGDVTPIEEIGIIGVREMYQSLGTPIAAVGEGVRALKNAAASLLSSEDAAEAGSYFDYVVGALQ from the coding sequence ATGAGTATCGTCACGAAGTCCATCGTGAATGCTGACGCAGAAGCCCGCTACCTCAGCCCTGGCGAATTAGATCGGATCAAGAGCTTTGTTGCTGGTGGTCAGCAACGCCTACGTATCGCTCAAGTTTTGACCGATAACCGTGAGCGTCTAGTTAAGCAAGCTGGTGACCAACTGTTCCAAAAACGCCCTGATGTTGTTTCCCCTGGTGGTAACGCATACGGTCAAGAATTGACTGCTACCTGCTTACGTGACCTAGATTATTACCTCCGTCTTGTTACCTACGGAATCGTAGCTGGTGACGTTACTCCCATCGAAGAAATCGGTATCATCGGTGTCCGGGAAATGTACCAATCCCTCGGTACTCCTATCGCTGCAGTTGGTGAAGGTGTACGTGCATTGAAGAATGCAGCTGCAAGCCTCCTCTCCTCTGAAGATGCTGCTGAAGCTGGCTCTTACTTTGACTACGTAGTAGGTGCGTTGCAGTAG
- the apcB gene encoding allophycocyanin subunit beta, whose product MAQDAITAVINSADVQGKYLDTAALEKLKAYFSTGELRVRAATTISANAAAIVKEAVAKSLLYSDITRPGGNMYTTRRYAACIRDLDYYLRYATYAMLAGDPSILDERVLNGLKETYNSLGVPVGATVQAIQAIKEVTGSLVGADAGKEMGVYLDYISSGLS is encoded by the coding sequence ATGGCTCAAGATGCAATCACCGCCGTCATTAACTCTGCTGACGTGCAAGGTAAGTACCTCGATACCGCAGCTTTAGAAAAGCTCAAAGCTTACTTCTCCACCGGCGAACTGCGCGTCCGTGCTGCTACAACAATCAGCGCTAACGCAGCTGCGATCGTTAAAGAAGCTGTAGCTAAATCTTTGTTATACTCTGACATCACCCGTCCCGGTGGTAATATGTACACCACCCGTCGCTATGCTGCTTGCATCCGCGACTTGGATTACTACCTACGCTATGCTACCTACGCTATGCTAGCTGGCGATCCTTCCATCCTGGACGAGCGTGTATTAAACGGTTTGAAAGAAACCTACAACTCCTTGGGCGTACCCGTCGGCGCTACTGTACAAGCTATCCAAGCCATCAAAGAAGTAACCGGTAGCTTGGTTGGTGCTGATGCTGGTAAAGAAATGGGTGTTTACTTAGACTATATCTCCTCTGGCTTAAGCTAG
- a CDS encoding phycobilisome linker polypeptide has translation MARLFKITALVPSQSRIRTQRELQNTYFTKLVPYENWFREQQRIQKAGGKIIKVELATGKQGANAGLR, from the coding sequence ATGGCTCGTTTGTTTAAAATTACCGCTCTTGTTCCTAGCCAAAGCCGTATTCGTACCCAGCGCGAACTACAAAACACCTATTTCACTAAGCTAGTTCCTTATGAAAATTGGTTCCGCGAACAGCAACGTATTCAAAAAGCGGGTGGCAAAATTATCAAAGTGGAATTGGCAACTGGTAAGCAAGGTGCTAATGCAGGCTTGCGGTAA
- a CDS encoding SirB1 family protein, translated as MNFSSARQYFYQEIQQPDEYIDLAKAALYVAQEEYPELDVEEYLNALDTMADEVGERLPSSRYPLRVIQSINQYLFDDLGFVGNQTDYYDPRNSFFNDVIDRRLGIPITLSLVYLEIARRIDFPMEGVGMPGHFLIRPAISEMEIFVDAFNRGEVMFAADCQDKLTQMFQQPVTLRPEFLATVSKRQFLARILTNLKYIYLKKQQIEKSLAVVERILLLFPDATSELRDRGFLYYQLGYYPQATKDLQIYLENVPDAEDAMSIRWLLKEMRE; from the coding sequence ATGAATTTCTCGTCAGCACGACAGTATTTTTATCAAGAGATTCAGCAACCTGACGAGTATATTGACTTAGCAAAGGCTGCTTTGTATGTTGCTCAGGAAGAATACCCGGAATTGGATGTAGAGGAATATTTAAACGCTCTTGATACAATGGCGGATGAGGTGGGAGAACGGTTGCCATCTTCACGGTATCCATTGCGGGTGATTCAGAGTATCAACCAATATCTGTTTGATGATTTAGGATTTGTCGGGAATCAAACGGACTATTACGATCCGCGTAACAGCTTTTTCAATGATGTAATTGACCGTCGATTGGGTATTCCGATCACTTTATCCTTAGTTTATTTGGAGATTGCCCGTAGGATTGATTTTCCTATGGAAGGGGTGGGAATGCCAGGACATTTTCTCATTCGTCCGGCTATTTCGGAGATGGAAATTTTCGTCGATGCGTTTAATCGCGGTGAGGTGATGTTTGCAGCAGATTGTCAAGATAAACTGACACAGATGTTTCAACAACCCGTGACTTTACGACCAGAATTTTTGGCTACAGTTAGTAAACGGCAATTTTTAGCAAGAATTCTGACTAATTTGAAGTATATTTACTTAAAAAAGCAGCAGATAGAAAAGAGTTTAGCTGTAGTTGAAAGAATTTTGTTGCTATTTCCTGATGCAACTTCCGAATTACGCGATCGCGGTTTTCTCTACTATCAACTAGGTTACTATCCCCAGGCTACGAAAGACTTACAAATATACCTGGAAAATGTCCCAGATGCCGAAGATGCAATGAGTATTCGGTGGTTGCTGAAGGAGATGAGGGAGTGA
- a CDS encoding SRPBCC family protein — MSQVLEQSIQINATATVVERCITDLTLMHRWLNPVLRCEPVGETWSTDIGAKSRFIIQIPLLQPTLDTIVVERQPGVVVWGFKGFFQGSDRWECQPIAQGTKLINRFEFDIPNPLVSWGFNTFAATWTQQDMQAQLRRLKRVAESQ; from the coding sequence ATGTCTCAAGTTTTAGAACAATCAATTCAAATTAACGCCACAGCCACAGTTGTGGAACGTTGTATTACCGATTTAACCCTGATGCACCGTTGGCTAAACCCCGTTCTACGCTGCGAACCTGTGGGTGAAACCTGGAGTACAGATATAGGTGCTAAAAGCCGCTTTATAATTCAAATCCCCCTACTACAACCCACCCTCGACACCATCGTTGTCGAAAGGCAACCAGGCGTGGTAGTGTGGGGGTTTAAAGGATTTTTTCAAGGAAGCGATCGCTGGGAATGTCAACCCATAGCCCAAGGAACTAAACTCATCAACCGCTTTGAATTCGACATCCCTAACCCCCTAGTAAGCTGGGGCTTCAACACCTTCGCCGCCACGTGGACACAACAAGATATGCAAGCCCAACTCCGCCGACTTAAACGTGTCGCAGAAAGTCAGTGA
- a CDS encoding mechanosensitive ion channel — MNTTWQGIYQVTKVGLWWQAQQFLAQSPTTLQQLATQNTGVADLQGIFQPVLQFTPRLLGAAAILLVGWLIAAIAATVVKGILNRTNLDNQIAAGVTGQSDVPQVEKLISGLVFWSIILLTVVAVLQSLGLEVASRPLNNFLEQLLGFLPKVVGTGILLGVAWILATLIKIVTIRGLKAVRLDERLRQNGGDDYLSLDRLSLSETIGNALYWFIFLLFLVPVLDTLGLREALRPVQALITEILSILPNILAATLIAILGWFLANIVQRIVSNLLATTGIDHLGSRFGLSSAAGGQSLSTIIGTIIYVLILIPVAIASLNALKIEAISVPAIAMLQQILNALPGIFTAVAILIVAFFLGRFVGDLVTSILTSLGFNNIFAILGLPIPTTRPVADGEATTRIPTRTPSEVAGVIVLVGIVLFATVAAVNILNIPALTVLVTGILVIIGRILAGLVVFAIGLFLANLAFNLISSSGDRQARILAQVARIAIIALVSAMALQQIGVASDIVNLAFGLLLGAIAVAIALAFGLGGRDIAREQVREWLDSFKNQS, encoded by the coding sequence ATGAATACAACGTGGCAAGGAATATACCAAGTAACAAAAGTTGGTTTGTGGTGGCAGGCGCAGCAATTTTTGGCACAGTCACCGACTACATTACAACAACTAGCAACTCAGAATACGGGCGTGGCTGATTTGCAAGGCATTTTTCAACCAGTGTTACAGTTTACACCCAGATTGTTGGGGGCGGCGGCGATTTTGTTGGTGGGTTGGTTGATTGCAGCGATCGCCGCTACGGTAGTTAAAGGTATTCTCAATCGCACAAATCTAGATAATCAGATTGCGGCTGGGGTGACGGGTCAGTCAGATGTTCCCCAGGTGGAGAAATTAATCTCTGGCTTGGTGTTTTGGAGTATTATTCTGCTGACGGTGGTTGCTGTCTTGCAGTCTTTGGGTTTAGAGGTTGCGTCTCGACCTTTGAATAATTTCCTTGAGCAACTGCTTGGTTTTTTACCTAAAGTAGTAGGCACAGGAATTCTTTTGGGTGTGGCTTGGATTTTAGCCACGTTGATTAAGATTGTGACGATTCGTGGACTAAAGGCAGTCAGGTTAGATGAACGGTTGCGGCAAAATGGTGGAGATGATTATCTCAGCTTAGATCGTCTGTCTTTGAGTGAGACGATTGGTAATGCTTTATATTGGTTTATCTTTTTGCTATTCCTTGTCCCTGTTCTCGATACTTTGGGTCTGAGAGAAGCATTAAGACCAGTCCAAGCCCTGATTACAGAAATTTTGTCAATTCTGCCCAATATCTTGGCAGCGACCTTGATAGCAATTTTAGGCTGGTTTCTGGCGAATATTGTGCAGCGCATTGTCAGTAATTTGCTGGCGACAACAGGCATAGATCATTTAGGGAGTCGCTTTGGGTTATCTTCAGCCGCAGGTGGGCAATCTTTATCCACGATTATCGGCACGATAATTTATGTGTTGATTTTGATTCCTGTGGCGATCGCTTCTCTCAATGCGTTAAAAATTGAGGCGATTTCTGTGCCAGCGATCGCTATGTTACAGCAAATTCTCAATGCTTTGCCTGGAATTTTTACGGCTGTGGCAATTTTGATTGTGGCTTTCTTTTTGGGACGGTTTGTCGGGGATTTAGTCACCAGCATCCTCACCAGTTTGGGCTTCAATAATATTTTTGCCATCTTGGGTTTACCTATACCCACAACTCGACCAGTGGCTGATGGTGAAGCTACAACTCGTATTCCCACTCGTACACCGTCAGAAGTTGCCGGTGTTATTGTGTTGGTGGGGATTGTCTTATTTGCCACTGTCGCGGCTGTCAATATCTTGAATATTCCCGCACTGACGGTTCTGGTAACTGGTATTTTGGTGATTATCGGGCGGATTTTAGCTGGGTTGGTAGTGTTTGCGATCGGGTTATTTTTAGCTAATCTGGCGTTTAACCTCATTAGCAGTTCTGGTGACAGACAAGCGAGAATTTTAGCTCAAGTTGCCCGAATTGCAATTATCGCTTTAGTTTCCGCTATGGCGTTACAGCAAATTGGCGTGGCTAGTGATATTGTTAATCTAGCATTTGGCTTGTTGTTGGGAGCGATCGCTGTGGCTATTGCTTTAGCCTTTGGTCTTGGTGGTCGAGATATTGCCCGCGAACAGGTGCGAGAATGGCTAGATTCTTTCAAAAATCAAAGCTAG
- a CDS encoding ATP-binding protein: MAKLKISKKTSTALINSLGAGVVPRLGVEHIAVGREQELKSLLQNLDDIAEGVAAFRFIIGNYGSGKSFMLQMLRNRAMELGFVVADADLSSERRLAGSNNEGLATYRELMSHLSTKTRPDGGALVSILEGWINKIQQEVVKETELRPNDEGFDDQVEAKIREVVQYIEDLVHGFDFGSVIVAYWRGYRLDDDDLKNSALRWLRGEFNTKTEARSALGVRVIIDDDSWYDYIKLLAKFVAEIGHKGLLIMLDEAVNLYQISTTVTREKNYNRLLTMFNDTMQCKAEHLGIVVGGTTKFLEDPNRGLFADQAWRRRTKESRFTTQSDVQEFLGPVIRLNPLSEAEILTLLQRLTEIHSLHFGYDKTLTNRELQEFVKEIVGRLGAEALLTPGEIVRDFISVLNILHHNPAIKFTELIHGDSFKPTTVGQDAQVSDDNAAEFSL, from the coding sequence ATGGCAAAGCTGAAAATCTCGAAAAAAACTTCTACGGCTTTAATAAATTCTCTGGGTGCAGGTGTGGTTCCCAGATTAGGTGTTGAACATATAGCAGTTGGTCGAGAACAAGAACTTAAAAGCCTATTACAAAACCTCGATGATATTGCTGAAGGGGTTGCCGCATTTCGGTTTATAATTGGCAACTATGGTTCGGGAAAAAGCTTCATGCTCCAGATGCTTCGTAACCGAGCAATGGAGTTAGGTTTTGTTGTAGCTGATGCTGATTTATCTTCAGAACGCCGCCTAGCCGGCAGCAACAATGAAGGTTTAGCAACTTATCGAGAATTAATGAGTCACTTGTCTACAAAAACTCGTCCCGATGGCGGTGCTTTAGTTTCCATTTTAGAAGGTTGGATTAATAAAATTCAGCAAGAAGTAGTAAAAGAAACTGAACTCCGTCCCAACGATGAAGGTTTTGATGACCAAGTAGAAGCCAAAATTAGAGAAGTAGTTCAGTATATAGAAGACTTAGTTCACGGGTTTGATTTTGGTAGTGTAATTGTTGCCTACTGGCGAGGTTATCGCTTAGATGATGATGATTTAAAGAACTCTGCCTTGCGTTGGCTAAGAGGCGAATTTAACACTAAAACTGAGGCTAGATCCGCTTTAGGTGTGCGCGTAATTATTGATGATGATAGTTGGTATGACTATATCAAATTGCTAGCTAAATTTGTCGCGGAAATTGGTCACAAAGGACTGTTAATCATGTTAGATGAAGCAGTCAATCTTTATCAAATATCAACTACAGTCACCCGCGAAAAAAATTATAATCGACTGCTCACAATGTTTAATGACACCATGCAATGCAAAGCCGAACATTTAGGTATTGTTGTTGGTGGAACCACTAAATTTTTAGAAGACCCCAACAGGGGACTTTTCGCAGATCAAGCTTGGCGTAGACGCACCAAAGAAAGCCGTTTTACTACCCAATCTGATGTACAAGAATTTTTAGGGCCAGTTATCCGCCTTAACCCTTTAAGTGAAGCCGAAATTCTGACACTTTTGCAACGTCTAACTGAGATTCATTCTTTGCATTTTGGTTATGATAAGACTTTAACCAATCGGGAATTACAAGAATTTGTCAAAGAAATTGTTGGTCGTTTAGGTGCAGAAGCACTACTCACACCAGGAGAAATTGTGCGAGATTTTATTAGTGTGTTAAATATCCTACATCACAATCCAGCTATTAAGTTTACTGAACTGATTCATGGAGATAGTTTTAAACCGACTACTGTGGGTCAAGATGCACAAGTTAGCGATGATAATGCGGCTGAATTTAGTTTGTGA